Below is a genomic region from Flammeovirgaceae bacterium SG7u.111.
AGGAGTGGTTATTTTATTTTCAGTTGCTCTCATTACAAATAACATGACTTCAAAGAGAAAATATCCAAACGATGGACGGTTTTCACGGAATTTAAAATGGATAACAACTCCAATCAGTCATTATTCACAAAAAATTAAAGTAAAAAGAGCAGATTAGATACAGACAAAAATGCTCTTTGGTATTTGTTATTCCCAAGCCGATTTTACTTTTACCAGCTAGTGCCATATTTTTCTTTCGGCTCAGTTAAAAAAAATATTTATAAGTGAGACCCTTGAATCGGACAGGCATTTCTGAAGTTGTTTGCAGCAAAATAGATGGAATTTAAATAGGCTCTTAATCAAATAGCGCTACAACTCTTGCTGGTGCCGCTGATGCCCCAACAATTTTTAGAGGGAAAACGGCAATTTTGAAACCATTGTAAGGAAGTTCGTCTAAGTTCACTAACTGTTCCATATGGCAATATTCTTTGTCTTTCCCTACTAAATGAGCCTCCCAAAACAATTCTGAATCATTAGTTTCTTTTGCTTTTTTCAGCATATAGGGCAAGGGCAAATCCCATCCCCAAGAATCAATACCCATAACTTTTATTCCACTATCAATGAGCCACTCCGTTGCTTCAGCGCTCATTCCGGTCCCTATCTTATGAAAATCTTTTGTGCCATTAAACTTATCTCTTCCCGTTTTAATAAGAACAATCATATTTGGCTCTATAGTCAATTCATTTTCATTTATGAACTTCTTGATATCGGCTACAGTAATCGGGTCAAAATCTGCTTTATGTTTCATATCGATAACTAAACCCTCTCCATAACACCATTCTAGAGGTACCTCATCTATAGTCTTAGATTTTTTTCCATTGGTTGTTGGGCAATAGTGCCAAGGGGCATCTATATGTGTGGTAGAATGTACTCCCATTTTTTGTATGGTATCATCTGCCCAGCCAATAAAACCCTTGGGAAACAGTCTAAATGGAAGTCCTAAAAAGCGAATTAGCCATTTAGCTTTTCGATGCGGTTTATGTTTTATTTTAACTTTCATAAACCAAGGGTCAGATTTATTGTATTTGATCGGCTTAGATAAATCTACAATCTTTCTCTTTGTTGTCATTGTTCTACTTTGTTGTATGTAATTATTTGAGGGCGGGATAAGTGAATAATAAAAAGTGGGTTAAATTAAATGTAAAATGCAAAAGTATAGCCCCTTCAATCCTTTTAGACTTATGATACATATAACCATAAAATATCCCCGCCAATGCAGCTGAAATTATGTAAACGACCCCTCCTTTATAGTGGACCAGTCCAAATAGAGCAGAAGCAACGGATATACTTATAGCTGCTGTGTATTTTCCCTTTGAAAAATCAGCTATTCTTTGTTGAAGAAGCTTTCTGAACAGAGCTTCTTCGGCCATACATGTAAAAAATAAGTTGGCAAGAATCCATGCCGGAGTAAAGTAAGGGAGCTTTGGGTCAAATTTAGAATAACCTAATGTTATTGCTAAAACAAAGAAAACAAGGATCATCAATACTAGATTGATAGCTAGTAATTTTAAAATCGGTCGCAACTCTATTTTCTTATAGTCAAAGCTAAAGCCAATTATACATACCCCTACTAAAGTTTTATCTAAATTGAAATACAAACTATAAGGGGTAGAACTAGCTGTTAGCGTAATATTATGCAGATACCTATAATTGTTGAAGCCGAGAATTGGGAGATGGATAAATAAGGGGATGGATAAAGCTAACACTACAAAAAACAGCCATATGTTCTTTGTTTGATAAAAGTAATAGACAGAAAGCCCAAAAAGCAGCGTATAACCTAATGATATAAATGAAGCTTTTTCAAATATGATAGCTAGAACGAATGAACTAGCTAATAAAAACATCCATAAAGGTATTTTATTAAATAGCTTGAGCCGTACCCATATAGAAATAACACTAAACAATAATAAACCATATATTAAAATAATACTTACATCCATAAGTTTATTTCCTGTTTTTTCAGTTTTGGGTCTGTTTGTGAAAGTTATATAATGGCAATAATAAGTATAATTATAACACTTTCCATGAAAGTGCGTGCGCCTTGGAAGCTAGTTTACCTATATCCATCCATTAGGTCACTGATGGACTGCTATTGCCTAAGGCATACCTTGTCTCTAACAAATGGTTGTTTTCAGGATTGAATGGATGTTGCTATAATTCCCTCGGTGTAGTTGTACCAAGTTTCTAGCTCTTCGTTGCCCTGTTATCAAACTTGGTTATTTTAAATAATTGCACTGTTTAATATTTCGGAAATTGCGATTTGTTACTTCTTGTTCCTCAAGATAATGGGATATCATTTAATAAAAATAGCGACAAGGTATCCTTGTCGCTACGGGTTATGGGTGAGACAAAAACTTATAATGCTACCTATCCTGAACTAGGACATGCAATTTTTGACTTGAACCATCTTTAAAATATACATTTAAAATGTACTGTCCAGAAATTAGTTTTTTGTCAAAAACTAATGCTAAGTCCGATTCAACATTATTTTGAAAACTCTTTTCATAAACCATTCTACCAAGAATATCTACCATAGAAATATACTCTACATCACCAGCATCTAAGCCATCTAATGCAATATGGATATCATCCCCACTAGTAGGGTTAGGGTAAACTATAATATTACCTCTTCTATTATGACTATCTAAAGTAACTGTACGTACATTGCTATATTCATGCTTTCCATCATAATCCACCTGTCTTAATCTATAATAAGTGGTGCCACTATAAGGGTAGTTATCTACATAGCTATAATTGATCAATTGATTGCTTGAGCCTGCTCCATTTACTTTGGAAAATACCTCCCAGTCCAAACCATTTTTAGATTTTTGCAATTCAAAATAATCATTATTGAACTCAGATGCAGTTGTCCAGTTTAAATGTGTTTTATTATCTATTAAAGATGTACTAAAAGACACCAGCGAAACGGGTAAAATTATAGAACAATTTATATCGGCAGAAGCTGGGCTCACTGTTATTGCGGTTATTGCAAATCTATTCGAACCACTAGTTGTCATGCCAATTTGATTGTTATCAGTGCCCACAATAGGAGAAGCTTTCGATGCCAAACCAAATCTGTAAGTTGCCCCTGATCCTTGGTCGTCCACTTCCTCAGTAGTGCCATACGCTCCATTAGTAAATGCGTTTTCGTTACCATGGGATCCCATTACTAGCATAAAATCTTCATCAGTTTCGGCTGATAATGACACAGATAAGTTATTGGTATCTCCTGTAGCACTGTCATTATCATAAATTGGGTTGGTCTGGTTCACCCCTTCTAAGGTAATGACAACAACAGCAAAATTGGTTACAGTACCATTGTTGGTTACAATTATATCATAGCTTACACCATCTGTAAGGGCTGACAAGGCCAACTCGTCTAAATAGAAAAATTGCGTATAATTATTTCTGCTACCATCAAATGCCTCTGCCAGAGGACTAGCCGCTGTCATGGCAATCCCTCCGTAAGTAATGTCAGTTACGTTGTGGAAGCCAGTATCATCCTCACCAGAAACCCCTATCACTAATAGCCTGCGTTCTCCAGAAAATAATTGGTACGCACCGATTGTTGTTACAGTACCAGTATTATCGGAATCGACCGAGAATACCGAGCCTGACACTGATGAAGCGGGACCACATCCATTGTCTATACTGTAACTAACAGTAACCGTAGTAGCCGAATTGTTGCAATCTGTAACTACATCAGCATTAACATCTATGGTAATATTTCCTGAACCGGTTGGTGTTATATCGGCTGTATAGGTATTCCCATCCACAGCAACAAAATTGGATGCTGTTCCATTCCCAACAGTAATATCTCCGATTACAAAATCTGTTACATCAGTATCAAATTCGAATGTAACATTAAATGCAGCTATTGTTGAAACTGAAGATGGCGCTCCAGAAATTACTACGTCTGGGCAAGTTGAACAATGAGCCGCTACTACAAAGCCTACCATTACGTTTTGTACGTTTGTATTCCCGTTATCAGACACTATCTGATTTGAGCCTACATTTGGCGTGCTGTTGGCAGCAAGTATATTCCTGAAGTTCCCAGCATTAACATCAAAGGACTCTATTGCCCCTGTCACAGTTACATTATTCCCCGCATCCCCATGGATATTCATGGCAACGATGAAGTCTGTAGTGGCATTCGCAGTCAAATCAATATCTACATTATCATCAGTCTCGTTGTCACTGGCATTATCAAGTATGAGCGCTGTTTGGTCTACATTTTCCAACAACATCACATTCAAGGCAAAGTCCCCGACATTCCCATTGTTGGTTACTACGATGTTATGATTTCCAATACCTAAGCCTGCAAGATCAGATTCTGCCAAGTAAAAAAATCGGGCAAAAACACTTGTTGCCCCATTTTGTGTGTGTTCAGCTAGATCCGTAGCAGCATTCATCGGTATGCCCCCATACGTAACACCCGTTACATTATTATCACCATTATTGTCCTCTCCGCCCACACCGACGACGAGCAACCTATTTGAAGCAGGCCTTAGCTGGTAGCTGTGGCTCGAGGTAGTCCCCGAAGTGTTGAAGGTGCTCTCTGAAGATGTCACTATCCCCACAGGGTCGCAACTATAGCCACAAGTAGCTTGTGAGACTACAAAGCCTACCATTACGTTTTGTACGTTTGTATTCCCGTTATCAGACACTATCTGATTTGAGCCTACATTTGGCGTGCTGTTGGCAGCAAGTATATTCCTGAAGTTCCCAGCATTAACATCAAAGGACTCTGTTGCCCCTGTCACAGTTACATTATTCCCCGCATCCCCATGGATATTCATGGCAACGATGAAGTCTGTAGTGGCATTCGCAGTCAAATCAATATCTACATTATCATCAGTCTCGTTGTCACTGGCATTATCAAGTATGAGCGCTGTTTGGTCTACATTTTCCAACAACATCACATTCAAGGCAAAGTCCCCGACATTCCCATTGTTGGTTACTACGATGTTATGATTTCCAATACCTAAGCCTGCAAGATCAGATTCTGCCAAGTAAAAAAATCGGGCAAAAACACTTGTTGCCCCATTTTGTGTGTGTTCAGCTAGATCCGTAGCAGCATTCATCGGTATGCCCCCATACGTAACACCCGTTACATTATTATCACCATTATTGTCCTCTCCGCCCACACCGACGACGAGCAACCTGTTTGAAGCAGGCCTTAGCTGGTAGCTATGGCTCGAGGTAGTCCCCGAAGTGTTGAAGGTGCTCTCTGAAGATGTCACTATCCCCACAGGGTCGCATTGAGCATACAGAAGTGAACTCAACTTTAGTGAGAATATGAATATGATTAGTAATCTTTTTTTCATTTAGGGTTGACTGATATAGTTATAGTATAATAGCTTATGAATTGTATTTTTTGGAGGAAAATTTTAAATATTCGGTTACACAAACGCATAACGTCTTATCAATCTTTGTTATTGGATTCTTTTTAAAGAAGTTGTGATTCTTAATAAAAAATTAAGGTAATAGTATATATTATATGTTGTATTCTATGTTTATTTGTCCGGAATTGCTTTTAACAAAAAGCAGGAATATAAACTATTTTAGATTTGAGTCTTCTTACTATAGTTATGGAAGGGTATTTCCTTGTTATAAGGTATGCTAATAGGTTGATTCTCTGCTTTCGGTATTTGAGCAAGATATCCAGAAAACATATTTTTGATCCTGTACACTAGTATTGTAGCTTACAGGAATAGATGGTGCATTATAGAAAGAAAAAAAAGCCAAAAAAAACTGAAGTGCACCCCAAATGTATAGTTTAACTTTTTGGGGTGCACTTCAGTTTCGCCAGGCTTTCTAGTGTTGCTAAAATGAATGCGGAACTATGCCTTTTTGAGCTTTCGCTTTTTCCATGCTTCTATAGTTCCCTCGGTGTGGCAGAACCACGTTTATAGACAAAGAAGACTTTTTTATCGTCCGTCCCTACCAATCAATTGGTCTATAGTCTTTTAGGAACTTACCGCACCAGTGCTTGCCAGTGTTTATACCGTCGAAAAGTGGGTCTAATACTCTTGCTGCTCCGTCCACAATGTCCAGCGGGGGCTGGAAGTCGTGGAGTTCTTCTTTCCGCTTGGCTAGTTCGGCAGGGTCTTCGTCTGTTACCCAACCCGTGTCTACCGCATTCATGTAAATGCCGTATTTGGCAAAGTCTGAAGCGGCGGTATGTGTCATCATGTTGAGGGCGGCCTTTGCCATATTGGTGTGCGGATGCCTATCTTCTTTGTGCCAGCGGTGGAATTTTCCTTCCATGGCCGAAACGTTGATGATATGCTTCATGCCCGTGTTCTCTTTTTTCATGAGGTTGGCCAAACGGTTGCAGAGCACGAACGGCGCTACCGAATTGACGAGCTGCACTTCCAGCATTTCATTGGTATGGATCTCACCCAGTTTCAATCTCCAGCTATTAGTCTTTCTCAGGTCGACTTGCTGCAAATCGGCATCCAGTTTGCCAATGGGGAACACCTCTTCGGTAGGCAGTGAGTTATCGATACTGTACGGAATCTGGGAAAGCTTGGCGGAGGCATGCAAGCCTATTCCTATTTGTTTTCCATGCCAGCTTACGGGCAAGTTTTTCTGCTCGTTTTTGGAAAATGTTTCGCTAAGAGACCTTAGCTCTGTCAAACATGCGGTATGGTCGGTAAGCAGTTCTTGCGCATAGGCGGGCAGCTCTCTTGTTGGCTTTTCTTCGTTGGCCATAAGGTGGTGGTAAAAACCTGCGGGCCTTCTTACGGTCTGAGCTGCGTTGTTTATCAATATGTCGAGCCTGTCGTATTGCTGCTCAATAAAGTTACAGAAAATTTCCACGCTTGGTATATGCCTGAGGTCAAGCCCGTGGATTTTCAGGCGATGTCCCCATTCTTGGAAATCGGACTCTTTGGAATATCTCAAAGCCGAGTCGACGGGGAAGCGGGTAGTGGCAATCACGGTTGCGCCAGCGCGAAGCATCATCAGCGTGATATGGTATCCAATCTTGAGCCTAGAGCCTGTCACCAAAGCAACTTGCCCCCTGAGGTCAGCCGTTTGAAAACGCTTGGCGTAGTTGAAATCGCCGCATTCCTTGCACATGGTATCGTAGAAATGGTGCAGCCTGTCAAACTTCGTTTTGCATACATAGCATTCCCTTGGCGATTCCAACTCCACTTCCTTTTCTGCTTCTTTTCCCGTGAGGGCAATCATGGCTGGAGCTTCAAATACAATTGCTTCTCGGGCAGATCGGATACCCGTAGCGTTACGTGCTTGTTTGTCTTTGAGTCTTAGCTTTTTCTTTTCCTCTTTTTTTGCAGCCCGCTTGCGTCGGGTAAACTCGTCTTTATTTGGCCGTGAGAACTGCCCCGCTGCCATAATAAGGGCAAGGCGTTTGTCTTTCGGAATATCGAAAATCTGATTGGTATCTGTGTTCAGCTTCTCCAAAACTGCCAGACATTGATCTATTTGTTCTGGTGTGACTTTTTCTTGTTTGTCCCCACTTTGTAATTCTTCCATCATAGCGTATGTTTATGCCGCAAAAGTAGTAATAAATAAATCTCAAATGCTATAAGATAAGCACGTTGCTTGTTTCTAATGCGATTGAGAGTTACTGGTTTTGTTATTTTTGGGGAGAAGAGTAAGCTGGTAAGAATTAATGAGATCACTCAAAGTGATCTCATTAATCTGTATTGGTATAAGAAATAGAGAATAAGACGTTATTTCCCCATAAAGCAAGGTGCTATGGTTTCATTTTTGCAACTGGATGTTTGAAGAGAAACCGGGGAAGAAATAACAAACAAATGACAAAGAGAACTATCAAGATCGTATTTATTTGGATGATAATTGGGTTTTTGGCGCAGTCTTGCGGACCGCCTATGTGCCCATTAAAACCCTCAGAAAAAGGAGGGAGTGGTTGCAATGTTCGGATGCAGCATGTGCACGGAGGAGAAGTGTATAAGGGGAAAGCGTGGTACAAGCCGCAGCATTTGAAATATGGGCAGAAGACCAAGCAGCCACCCAAGCATAAGTATAAAAAAACACCTTTTTGGAAAAGGATATTCCAGCCAAGGAAAAGTAAATGTATCAATAGGCAGCCTAGTTAAAACTAGGCTGCTTTTTTTGTTATTTATCAAGGCGTTATCATTTTCTGGTCAACTAACACTTCAATTTTGAAACCCGTATTTAGAACCAGAAACCAGTACTATGTTTTAAACATACTTCTCTGCTCGCATCATAAGCTCCATGCAGGCTCTGCCGTTGTGATAGGGGCATTTCCACAGCCCGGCTTTGTCTTCCTCTCGGTATGGTTTTCCTTCTTTGCTTACCTTAAAATGCCATTCTCCATCTTTTCGGTCCACAATGAACTTTGAGAGGTATTCCCAGGTTTGCTGGGCTTGGGCTAACCACTTTTCCTCTTTGGTGAGCTGCCATGCATTTACGAAACCAACTACCGCTTCGGCTTGTGGCCACCAATGCTTGTCGGTATCGAGCTTACCGCTGGCATGCAGTTCATAATATAGGCCGCCGTCTTCATCAATACCTTTTGCAAGCGTAGCTTCCGCCATTTTCACGACAACGGTCTCTACTTGTTTTATCAGGCTTTCGTCGCCAAGGGCTTCGGCAGCTTCTTGCAATAACCAACTTCCCTCTATATCGTGGCCATAGGAAACACCTTTTGATTTCAGGTGCCAATATTCATCAAAGAACAAGTTGAAATGGAAGGTTTGCGGATCGATGAATTTTTCTAGGAAAAGCTCAATCAGGTTTTTCAATTGCTTTTTCAACAGCGGGTCGCCCCACACCTGTACCAAAGTGGTATACGCCTCCAATACATGCAAGTGCGTATTCATTGTCTTCTTCTCGTTGGCATCCTTTTCGCTAAGGCGGAGATCCTCCATTAGTTGCCAATCTTTGGTATAGGCTTCAAAGTAGCCGTTTTCTTCGGTGTCAAAACTGTGCTTTTCTATGAGGTGGAAAAGGTTTTTTGCCAGCTCTAAGCTTTCAGAGCTTCTTGTTGCTTTGTAATAAGCCGTAAGGGCATAAATGCCAAAAGATTGGGCGTACACTTGTTTTTTTGTGTCGAGTGGCTTGCCTTCAAAATCAACCGACCAATAAACCCCACCAAGTTCTTTGTCAAAGAAATGGGTTTTGAGATAGCCATAAGCCCGCTGGGCAGATTCTAAATAGTCGGGATTGGGAGAGAGGAAGTAGGCTTCGGAAAATGTCCAAAGGATTCGGGTGTTGAGCACTGCACCCTTGGGCGCATTTTTTACTAGCTGGTTAGCGCCAGTGATCTGCCCGTAAAAACCACCGTTTTCGTGGTCTGTCATTCTGTCCATCCAATAGGGGAGGATGCGTTCGAAAAGCTCGCTAGAAGCTTCTTCTTTCAGTTGTTGTAAAATCATTGTTACATTTTTAAATGTTCATTTTCAATTGTGTTAGTTATCTCATCCCTATTAAAAAAAATCTCCTGCAAATCTAATCAGAATAGACTTACAGGAGAGTTGATTATAGCTATCTTGTTGATTTTATTTTTCACTTTGAACAAACACCGATTCATAAGGTGAAACCTGAACTTGATCGCCTTGTTTTAGGCTTGTGTTTCGGCTGCTGAATAATATATTTTCAAACCTTTTGGGGATTTCTATATTTTGGATTTTTTCACTTAGGTTATGAATAACAAGCACTTCTTCCTTTTCATATTTTCTAATAAAAACGAGCAGGCCAGGTGCTTTGGTTTGGTATTCGACCAACTCGCCAGAAGTGAGTGCTTTAGAGCGGTTTCTTAATTGGATAAGGGCAATGTATTGATTGAGCAGGGAGTGTGAATTTTCCAGCTGTACCGAAACAGGATCAACAGTGTTGTCGGTACTATGGATAGCTTCTTCCCATTTAGTTCTAAACTGATCATTTTCTTTAGTGTCCCACAAGAATGGTTCTCTGATATTTTCATCGGGCTTCTTGCCTCGCATACCTATTTCTTCACCGTAGTAAATGTAAGGAGTGCCGGGGAGGGAAAGCAATATGGCCGACGCTAAGCCGGCTTTTTCGAGGTTATTATCGAGCATGCTCATGATGCGGTTCTGGTCGTGGTTGCTTAAGAACACGGCATCCTGGAAATCGTCGGTCACGGCTTGGTATTTTGCCATGGTGGTGAGATAAGCCGAGGTAAGTGTCGTGTTTTCATCCACTTCCCAAGCAGAGCCTTCTATGTAGGCAGAGACATTTTTTTCACGTTTTACCGATTCTAAAATGCTGAATGCCATATCGAAATTGAACATGGCGGGAAGCCCTTCGGTAAACGGGGCAATGAAATCCGATTTGTCCCATACTTCGCCTACTATGTACACATCTGGCTTTATTTTTCTCATAGAAGCCTTGAAAGATTTCCACCATTCTACATTGTCGGTCACCCGATGGTCTTCGTAGATATGCTTGGCGGCATCCATCCTAAACCCATCTACACCAACTTCCTCAAGCCAAAACTTTCCAATGTTGATCACTTCTTCCCTCACGGCAGGGTTGTCGTAGTTGAGGTCGGGCATCTGCCCAGTGAAGTAGCCGTAGTATTTTTCTTCGCTCCCTTCCGAGTCGTGCCATTGGGTGATGTTGTCAGAGTCGCCCGTGGCTTCTTTTTCCATCGAACTGATGCTGTCAATTTGTGTTTTAGTTGCCCAAATGTAATAGTCCCTGTACGGATTGTCTTTTCCTTTTTTCGATTCTAAAAACCAAGGATGCTGATCGCTGGTGTGGTTGATGATCAGGTCAATGATGATTTTTATATCGTGATTGTGGGCTTCTTGCACCATTTTCTTGAAGGTGGGCAAATCGCCATAGTTGGGGTGGACATCTTTATAATCTACCACATCGTATTTGTGGTAGGATGGAGAAGGCATAATTGGCATTAGCCAAATGGCTTTGATGCCTAGGTTTTGTAAATATCCTAATTTTTGGGTGATGCCATTTATATCGCCAATTCCGTCGTTATTGGTATCGGCAAAAGATTGGGGGAAGATCTCGTAAGTTACGGCATCTGGAAATGCACAGACTTCTGTGTTGGAAAGTAATGTTTTATCTACATAAAACCCTTTTCCTTTTTTCTGTTCGCAGCTGCTTATAAATATCATACAAATGGTTAAAAGGCCAATACTGAATTTTAGTCGATTTTTCATATTTATAAGATTTGTGATACCGAAATTGGTAAGGTAAAAAATAGATTTGTAAAAAATGGAAATCATTGTTTAATACTCAAATAACCGAGTGCATAAGGCAATAGTTTTAGGTAGAAAACGCCATGGTCAAAAGGGATTTCTTGTTTTGGTAAGTTATCAAAATTGGATACATCTTCCATACAAGCTTCTACATTTGTTTCGTCTAAGCTGAAAAACGTGGCATTAGTCCCTTCTATCTGTACTTCTATTTCTTGCTGTTTGTGAGAGAAGTTAGCAATGCAGAGCCAAAGCGTTTCCTTTTCTTCTATTGCCAGCCCATCCGCCATAAGTGGGTGGCTGCTTTTTAAGGTAAGGAGCCGTCCGTTGGTTCTTTTCATCACTTCTCTAAATACGTAGTACATAGGAAAAACTTCACCGGCTTTTGCCCTAAACTTCTGTGGGTGAGGACTGTCTTTTTTGCCCATCATGATACCGCCAGGGCCTACCGTGTTGTAATACGTAAGGTGGCGTGCCCCAGCTTCGGTCAAGTATTTCAAGCTCCCTAGCGTCCAGCAAGCTCCGTACAATGACATTTGCCTTGGGTCGTAGAGAGAAGGGAGACCCCTTGGGGGCTTGGTGGTAAGTGGGCTAGTGGCATCAGGGTTAAACCGGGGCTTTAGGGTTATTGGGGAAATGTGGACTGGTTGCCCCCAAGAAAATTGCCTTGCCGAACCTACGGTGTAGCCCTGTGCTTCCAAGGTTTCTGTAAGAGAAGGGTTGTCGAAAGCATGTACCTGTGGATTGAGGGAATAGGTAAGGAAATCGAGCCAGTTTATGGGTACTCTGTCTTTGTTCAGTTCAGCAAAATAGGCATTGGTGCCTGCACCTATCAGAGAGTCTGGAAAGTTTCTCTGAAGAATTCCTAGTACCGACTCTATCAGTTCGTCGGGCGTTAC
It encodes:
- a CDS encoding cyclase family protein, which encodes MTTKRKIVDLSKPIKYNKSDPWFMKVKIKHKPHRKAKWLIRFLGLPFRLFPKGFIGWADDTIQKMGVHSTTHIDAPWHYCPTTNGKKSKTIDEVPLEWCYGEGLVIDMKHKADFDPITVADIKKFINENELTIEPNMIVLIKTGRDKFNGTKDFHKIGTGMSAEATEWLIDSGIKVMGIDSWGWDLPLPYMLKKAKETNDSELFWEAHLVGKDKEYCHMEQLVNLDELPYNGFKIAVFPLKIVGASAAPARVVALFD
- a CDS encoding type II CAAX endopeptidase family protein, which produces MDVSIILIYGLLLFSVISIWVRLKLFNKIPLWMFLLASSFVLAIIFEKASFISLGYTLLFGLSVYYFYQTKNIWLFFVVLALSIPLFIHLPILGFNNYRYLHNITLTASSTPYSLYFNLDKTLVGVCIIGFSFDYKKIELRPILKLLAINLVLMILVFFVLAITLGYSKFDPKLPYFTPAWILANLFFTCMAEEALFRKLLQQRIADFSKGKYTAAISISVASALFGLVHYKGGVVYIISAALAGIFYGYMYHKSKRIEGAILLHFTFNLTHFLLFTYPALK
- a CDS encoding Ig-like domain-containing protein — encoded protein: MKKRLLIIFIFSLKLSSLLYAQCDPVGIVTSSESTFNTSGTTSSHSYQLRPASNRLLVVGVGGEDNNGDNNVTGVTYGGIPMNAATDLAEHTQNGATSVFARFFYLAESDLAGLGIGNHNIVVTNNGNVGDFALNVMLLENVDQTALILDNASDNETDDNVDIDLTANATTDFIVAMNIHGDAGNNVTVTGATESFDVNAGNFRNILAANSTPNVGSNQIVSDNGNTNVQNVMVGFVVSQATCGYSCDPVGIVTSSESTFNTSGTTSSHSYQLRPASNRLLVVGVGGEDNNGDNNVTGVTYGGIPMNAATDLAEHTQNGATSVFARFFYLAESDLAGLGIGNHNIVVTNNGNVGDFALNVMLLENVDQTALILDNASDNETDDNVDIDLTANATTDFIVAMNIHGDAGNNVTVTGAIESFDVNAGNFRNILAANSTPNVGSNQIVSDNGNTNVQNVMVGFVVAAHCSTCPDVVISGAPSSVSTIAAFNVTFEFDTDVTDFVIGDITVGNGTASNFVAVDGNTYTADITPTGSGNITIDVNADVVTDCNNSATTVTVSYSIDNGCGPASSVSGSVFSVDSDNTGTVTTIGAYQLFSGERRLLVIGVSGEDDTGFHNVTDITYGGIAMTAASPLAEAFDGSRNNYTQFFYLDELALSALTDGVSYDIIVTNNGTVTNFAVVVITLEGVNQTNPIYDNDSATGDTNNLSVSLSAETDEDFMLVMGSHGNENAFTNGAYGTTEEVDDQGSGATYRFGLASKASPIVGTDNNQIGMTTSGSNRFAITAITVSPASADINCSIILPVSLVSFSTSLIDNKTHLNWTTASEFNNDYFELQKSKNGLDWEVFSKVNGAGSSNQLINYSYVDNYPYSGTTYYRLRQVDYDGKHEYSNVRTVTLDSHNRRGNIIVYPNPTSGDDIHIALDGLDAGDVEYISMVDILGRMVYEKSFQNNVESDLALVFDKKLISGQYILNVYFKDGSSQKLHVLVQDR
- a CDS encoding SDR family oxidoreductase, which encodes MMEELQSGDKQEKVTPEQIDQCLAVLEKLNTDTNQIFDIPKDKRLALIMAAGQFSRPNKDEFTRRKRAAKKEEKKKLRLKDKQARNATGIRSAREAIVFEAPAMIALTGKEAEKEVELESPRECYVCKTKFDRLHHFYDTMCKECGDFNYAKRFQTADLRGQVALVTGSRLKIGYHITLMMLRAGATVIATTRFPVDSALRYSKESDFQEWGHRLKIHGLDLRHIPSVEIFCNFIEQQYDRLDILINNAAQTVRRPAGFYHHLMANEEKPTRELPAYAQELLTDHTACLTELRSLSETFSKNEQKNLPVSWHGKQIGIGLHASAKLSQIPYSIDNSLPTEEVFPIGKLDADLQQVDLRKTNSWRLKLGEIHTNEMLEVQLVNSVAPFVLCNRLANLMKKENTGMKHIINVSAMEGKFHRWHKEDRHPHTNMAKAALNMMTHTAASDFAKYGIYMNAVDTGWVTDEDPAELAKRKEELHDFQPPLDIVDGAARVLDPLFDGINTGKHWCGKFLKDYRPIDW
- a CDS encoding AGE family epimerase/isomerase, whose translation is MILQQLKEEASSELFERILPYWMDRMTDHENGGFYGQITGANQLVKNAPKGAVLNTRILWTFSEAYFLSPNPDYLESAQRAYGYLKTHFFDKELGGVYWSVDFEGKPLDTKKQVYAQSFGIYALTAYYKATRSSESLELAKNLFHLIEKHSFDTEENGYFEAYTKDWQLMEDLRLSEKDANEKKTMNTHLHVLEAYTTLVQVWGDPLLKKQLKNLIELFLEKFIDPQTFHFNLFFDEYWHLKSKGVSYGHDIEGSWLLQEAAEALGDESLIKQVETVVVKMAEATLAKGIDEDGGLYYELHASGKLDTDKHWWPQAEAVVGFVNAWQLTKEEKWLAQAQQTWEYLSKFIVDRKDGEWHFKVSKEGKPYREEDKAGLWKCPYHNGRACMELMMRAEKYV
- a CDS encoding alpha-amylase family glycosyl hydrolase, producing MIFISSCEQKKGKGFYVDKTLLSNTEVCAFPDAVTYEIFPQSFADTNNDGIGDINGITQKLGYLQNLGIKAIWLMPIMPSPSYHKYDVVDYKDVHPNYGDLPTFKKMVQEAHNHDIKIIIDLIINHTSDQHPWFLESKKGKDNPYRDYYIWATKTQIDSISSMEKEATGDSDNITQWHDSEGSEEKYYGYFTGQMPDLNYDNPAVREEVINIGKFWLEEVGVDGFRMDAAKHIYEDHRVTDNVEWWKSFKASMRKIKPDVYIVGEVWDKSDFIAPFTEGLPAMFNFDMAFSILESVKREKNVSAYIEGSAWEVDENTTLTSAYLTTMAKYQAVTDDFQDAVFLSNHDQNRIMSMLDNNLEKAGLASAILLSLPGTPYIYYGEEIGMRGKKPDENIREPFLWDTKENDQFRTKWEEAIHSTDNTVDPVSVQLENSHSLLNQYIALIQLRNRSKALTSGELVEYQTKAPGLLVFIRKYEKEEVLVIHNLSEKIQNIEIPKRFENILFSSRNTSLKQGDQVQVSPYESVFVQSEK